Proteins from a genomic interval of Spiroplasma endosymbiont of Lonchoptera lutea:
- a CDS encoding ankyrin repeat domain-containing protein: MKKLLELLGTITIASSAMLTVIAAAPNRKHNIKKRQNNEDISTTPKIQNEQQFQSSKNTDSQTDIIEKEINLDENYSENIQKMLQELIDEKYLDPLRSINMGGLISKELNNKTIISKLEELEPKMANWIKKWQNNKEKILILTLKNSNNKSIKLVINLNNLYLLGFVNNQNHYFYFDDELLEKIKQHNQEEITKLNNLKNKLNKLKENKFLFNEEKVKEYLQEKNKLIPLKEKEKNIKKLYYNNELNSLNKKLSNLQGENLKDDEEKIKTLNKSVIKKYNCQKINLNYTGAYTSDGLNVVIKENGKPDKGKNINISKDSLNDAISNLSNYDNNKQKNQTIIKDDLIRMIFITSEAMRFQCDEKTLEIFTKIKNIEGLKKIIDENKNILKDIQEKIFNKNKIINWKDYTSQLRGDWKKYSEQFNKFRIEIWEDLIKVKNINYFLDQNQDDINKIFEKENELEKILTAVEKLFDTPENEKYKKIKKNILEWLEDFVEIQIYTNAKINYGTKKDEIKEDEIKILDNKKERKKSIQKILEDNKNPNLKKIKIINGSSVENKMLNYCILTKNLDLAKLLIILNLFIKEINNSSIFSSPLHLAAGGRGQTEIVKLLLEHGVNVNLQDNNGLSPLHVAAIFSQIKALKLLLEHGVNVNLQDNNGNTPLHWITSNSDMEFIKELLTNENSKNKIDVNIGDNNGLSPLNVAAARGQTEIVKLLLEHGADIKATTKQGTTPLHVAAFAGHTEIVKELLKYPNIDVNAKNIINETPLYVATQNGQTEAVKELLTNENSKNKIDVNIGDNNGNTPLIAAAAEGQTEAVKELLTNENSKNKIDVNIGNNNGNTPLIAAAAEGQTEIVKLLLEHGASENATNKGGSTPLIAAAAKGQTEAVKELLTNENSKNKIDVNIGDNNGNTPLIAAAAEGQTEIVKLLLEHGASENATNKDGSTPLIAAAAEGQTEAVKELLTNENSKNKIDVNIGDNNGNTPLIAAAAEGQTEIVKLLLEHGASENATNKDGSTPLIAAAAEGQTEAVKELLTNENSKNKIDVNIGDNNGNTPLIAAAAEGQTEAVKELLTNENSKNKIDVNLANNYGNTPLIAAAAEGQTEAVKELLTNENSKNKIDVNIGNNNGNTPLIAATAEGHTEIVQELLTNENSKNKIDVNIGNNNGNTPLIAATAEGQTEIIKLLLANGANVNASDTNGLIPTGNDKVKKLLDEFKKSDKTTGPQKKDESGFGGFKPGFLNSSSKSNSNINTNSGGSQSQGSSSKRVSFGEQAGTSGTQNQNTKTTNQNNLYDVPADNSCLFWSVATSYLLSARNNNEEFRNRFIQLFGELQLSYLSYVQTLLQQFDLSNTNNFLQDWYQDATAHRLVRVVFRNRVVDYIERNLDNPIQSNSNGNQAESFRSAIQISENEVVNNYLDRMRNINAWGGEIEILAMNNLLNANIGVGTDIPYQPVHQNATNTIDIFHVELVEGSGIHNHYNFALTSEEDRTNHPIAIDENQGNVLVVVDTTNRQDNLPITTPKPDTNTIKLPVDYHAQHHAILSNNNDDDFNQGNNITNSQEKTATQLQKDEYHFLDKKIEDNSLKNDENLEINLIKNNNKINQNVPVVNKPINKNIINAQIIATKAINKYNALPKEEKQQKLTEINQHYQSLSENGKKAFKDKLTNTGLAALSGGALTAYGTKMTVSSTAATGVTNAEAMEMTPLLSTSTTESLAAAETITVAETAAVEGGIIAGETGTAAALAPETLGLSLVIGGLAIAGTWMYFAFHHHSTSDIALPASIHHNVYDNIEKWYKFLAHDKLKIKINKNTWNEIKQNKNSQATITKIIKNKFIINDHSGWGGSVTNEDFNTLVKVMLLHFEQINGYFEILDNENDGFVIITNTEGDWLGIE; encoded by the coding sequence GAACAATTACTATTGCTAGTAGTGCCATGCTAACAGTAATTGCGGCCGCTCCTAATCGAAAACATAATATTAAAAAAAGACAAAACAATGAAGATATTTCAACTACTCCAAAAATACAAAATGAACAACAATTCCAATCTTCAAAAAATACAGATAGTCAAACTGATATTATTGAAAAAGAAATTAATTTAGATGAAAATTATTCTGAAAATATTCAAAAAATGTTGCAAGAACTTATTGATGAAAAATATCTTGATCCATTAAGAAGTATTAATATGGGCGGACTTATAAGCAAAGAACTTAATAATAAAACAATTATTTCTAAATTAGAAGAATTAGAGCCCAAAATGGCTAATTGAATTAAAAAATGACAAAATAACAAAGAAAAAATATTAATATTAACATTAAAAAATAGTAATAATAAAAGTATAAAATTAGTAATTAATTTAAATAATCTTTATTTACTAGGGTTTGTTAACAATCAAAATCATTATTTTTATTTTGATGATGAACTTTTAGAAAAAATAAAACAACATAATCAAGAAGAAATCACAAAACTTAATAATTTAAAAAATAAATTAAATAAACTAAAAGAAAATAAATTTTTATTTAATGAAGAAAAAGTGAAAGAATATTTGCAAGAAAAAAATAAATTAATTCCTCTTAAAGAAAAAGAGAAAAATATTAAAAAATTATATTATAATAATGAATTAAATTCTTTAAATAAAAAACTTAGTAATTTACAAGGTGAAAATTTAAAAGATGATGAAGAAAAAATTAAAACTTTAAATAAATCAGTAATTAAAAAATATAATTGTCAAAAGATTAATTTAAATTATACAGGAGCATACACAAGTGATGGTTTAAATGTTGTAATAAAAGAAAATGGAAAACCAGATAAAGGGAAAAATATTAATATTTCTAAAGATAGTTTAAATGATGCAATTTCAAATTTATCAAATTATGATAATAATAAACAAAAAAATCAAACAATAATAAAAGATGATTTAATAAGAATGATTTTTATTACAAGTGAAGCCATGAGATTTCAATGTGATGAAAAAACTTTAGAAATTTTTACAAAAATTAAAAATATTGAGGGATTAAAAAAAATTATAGATGAAAACAAAAATATATTAAAAGATATTCAAGAAAAAATATTTAACAAAAATAAAATAATAAATTGAAAAGATTATACATCACAATTAAGAGGTGATTGAAAAAAATATTCAGAACAGTTTAATAAATTTAGAATAGAAATTTGAGAAGATTTAATTAAAGTAAAAAATATAAATTATTTTTTGGATCAAAATCAAGATGACATTAATAAAATTTTTGAAAAAGAAAATGAATTAGAAAAAATACTAACAGCAGTAGAAAAATTATTTGATACACCAGAAAATGAAAAATATAAAAAAATAAAAAAGAATATTTTAGAATGATTAGAAGATTTCGTAGAAATACAAATATATACAAACGCGAAAATTAATTATGGAACAAAAAAAGACGAGATAAAAGAAGATGAAATTAAAATTTTAGATAATAAAAAAGAAAGAAAGAAAAGTATACAAAAAATATTAGAAGATAATAAAAATCCTAATTTAAAAAAAATAAAAATTATTAATGGTTCTAGTGTAGAAAATAAAATGTTGAATTATTGTATTTTAACAAAAAATTTAGATCTTGCTAAATTATTAATTATATTAAATTTATTTATAAAAGAAATAAATAATTCTTCAATTTTTTCTTCACCTTTACATCTAGCTGCTGGGGGCAGGGGTCAGACAGAAATTGTTAAATTATTACTTGAGCATGGTGTTAATGTTAATTTGCAAGATAATAATGGTTTATCTCCCTTACATGTAGCGGCAATTTTTAGCCAGATAAAAGCCCTAAAATTATTACTTGAGCATGGTGTTAATGTTAATTTGCAAGATAATAATGGCAATACTCCTTTACATTGAATAACATCTAATAGTGATATGGAATTTATCAAAGAATTACTAACAAATGAAAATAGTAAAAACAAAATTGATGTTAACATAGGAGATAATAATGGTTTATCTCCCTTAAATGTAGCTGCTGCCAGGGGTCAGACAGAAATTGTTAAATTATTACTTGAGCATGGAGCCGATATCAAAGCAACAACTAAACAAGGTACTACTCCTTTACATGTTGCAGCGTTTGCTGGTCATACAGAGATTGTAAAAGAATTATTAAAATACCCTAATATTGATGTTAATGCAAAAAACATAATTAATGAAACCCCTTTATATGTTGCAACACAAAACGGTCAGACAGAAGCTGTCAAAGAATTACTAACAAATGAAAATAGTAAAAACAAAATTGATGTTAACATAGGAGATAATAATGGCAATACTCCTTTAATTGCGGCAGCAGCCGAAGGTCAGACAGAAGCTGTCAAAGAATTACTAACAAATGAAAATAGTAAAAACAAAATTGATGTTAACATAGGAAATAATAATGGCAATACTCCTTTAATTGCGGCAGCAGCCGAAGGTCAGACAGAAATTGTTAAATTATTACTTGAGCATGGCGCTAGTGAAAATGCAACAAATAAAGGCGGCAGTACTCCTTTAATTGCGGCAGCAGCCAAAGGTCAGACAGAAGCTGTCAAAGAATTACTAACAAATGAAAATAGTAAAAACAAAATTGATGTTAACATAGGAGATAATAATGGCAATACTCCTTTAATTGCGGCAGCAGCCGAAGGTCAGACAGAAATTGTTAAATTATTACTTGAGCATGGCGCTAGTGAAAATGCAACAAATAAAGACGGCAGTACTCCTTTAATTGCGGCAGCAGCCGAAGGTCAGACAGAAGCTGTCAAAGAATTACTAACAAATGAAAATAGTAAAAACAAAATTGATGTTAACATAGGAGATAATAATGGCAATACTCCTTTAATTGCGGCAGCAGCCGAAGGTCAGACAGAAATTGTTAAATTATTACTTGAGCATGGCGCTAGTGAAAATGCAACAAATAAAGACGGCAGTACTCCTTTAATTGCGGCAGCAGCCGAAGGTCAGACAGAAGCTGTCAAAGAATTACTAACAAATGAAAATAGTAAAAACAAAATTGATGTTAACATAGGAGATAATAATGGCAATACTCCTTTAATTGCGGCAGCAGCCGAAGGTCAGACAGAAGCTGTCAAAGAATTACTAACAAATGAAAATAGTAAAAACAAAATTGATGTTAATCTTGCTAATAACTATGGCAATACACCTTTAATTGCGGCAGCAGCCGAAGGTCAGACAGAAGCTGTCAAAGAATTACTAACAAATGAAAATAGTAAAAACAAAATTGATGTTAACATAGGAAATAATAATGGCAATACTCCTTTAATTGCGGCAACAGCCGAAGGTCATACAGAAATTGTGCAAGAATTATTAACAAATGAAAATAGTAAAAACAAAATTGATGTTAACATAGGAAATAATAATGGCAATACTCCTTTAATTGCGGCAACAGCCGAAGGTCAGACAGAAATTATAAAATTATTACTTGCAAATGGTGCTAATGTAAATGCATCAGATACAAATGGTTTAATACCGACGGGCAATGACAAAGTAAAAAAACTTTTAGATGAATTTAAAAAATCAGATAAAACAACTGGACCTCAGAAAAAAGATGAATCAGGTTTTGGAGGATTTAAACCTGGTTTTTTAAACTCATCTTCTAAATCTAATAGCAACATTAATACAAATTCTGGCGGAAGTCAATCACAAGGTAGCAGTAGTAAAAGAGTGAGTTTTGGTGAACAAGCTGGAACTAGTGGCACACAAAATCAAAATACTAAAACAACAAATCAAAATAATTTGTATGATGTACCCGCGGATAATAGTTGTTTATTTTGATCAGTAGCAACATCTTACTTATTGTCAGCGAGAAATAATAATGAAGAATTTAGAAACCGATTTATTCAATTATTTGGCGAATTACAATTAAGTTATTTATCATATGTTCAAACTTTATTACAACAATTTGATTTATCAAATACCAACAATTTCTTGCAAGATTGATATCAAGATGCAACCGCACATAGATTAGTAAGAGTTGTTTTTCGTAATCGCGTTGTAGATTATATTGAAAGAAATTTAGATAATCCAATCCAAAGCAATTCTAATGGTAATCAAGCAGAAAGTTTTCGCAGTGCAATTCAGATAAGTGAAAATGAAGTTGTTAATAATTACTTAGATAGAATGAGAAATATTAATGCGTGAGGGGGCGAAATCGAAATATTGGCCATGAATAATCTTTTAAATGCTAATATTGGTGTAGGTACTGATATTCCTTATCAACCCGTGCATCAAAATGCAACTAACACCATAGATATATTTCATGTTGAGCTTGTTGAAGGTTCTGGTATTCACAATCATTATAATTTTGCTTTAACATCAGAAGAAGATCGAACAAATCACCCTATTGCTATTGATGAAAATCAGGGAAATGTCCTTGTAGTAGTTGACACAACAAATAGACAGGATAATTTACCAATAACAACCCCAAAACCAGATACAAACACAATTAAATTACCAGTTGATTATCACGCTCAACACCACGCAATTTTGTCTAACAACAATGATGATGATTTTAATCAAGGTAATAATATTACCAATTCACAAGAAAAAACGGCAACCCAATTACAAAAAGATGAATATCATTTTTTAGATAAAAAAATAGAAGATAATAGTTTAAAAAATGATGAAAATTTAGAAATTAACTTAATTAAAAACAACAATAAAATAAATCAAAATGTCCCGGTAGTAAATAAACCAATAAACAAAAATATTATCAACGCACAAATAATAGCTACCAAGGCAATAAATAAATATAACGCGCTTCCAAAAGAAGAAAAACAACAAAAATTAACCGAAATCAACCAACATTACCAAAGCTTATCGGAAAATGGTAAAAAAGCTTTTAAAGATAAATTAACAAATACTGGATTAGCAGCTTTAAGTGGGGGTGCATTAACAGCTTATGGAACAAAAATGACTGTTAGTAGTACTGCTGCTACTGGTGTCACAAATGCAGAAGCAATGGAAATGACCCCACTCTTATCAACAAGTACAACAGAAAGTTTAGCCGCCGCGGAAACAATTACTGTTGCTGAAACAGCAGCGGTTGAAGGTGGAATTATAGCAGGGGAAACCGGTACTGCTGCCGCTCTGGCTCCAGAAACCCTAGGATTATCCTTAGTAATTGGAGGATTAGCAATTGCAGGAACATGAATGTATTTTGCTTTTCATCATCATTCAACATCTGATATTGCGTTGCCAGCTTCAATTCATCATAATGTTTATGATAACATTGAAAAATGATATAAATTTCTAGCTCATGATAAATTAAAAATTAAAATTAACAAAAACACATGAAATGAAATTAAACAAAATAAAAATTCACAAGCAACCATTACTAAAATTATTAAAAATAAATTTATTATAAATGACCATTCTGGCTGAGGCGGGAGTGTCACAAATGAAGATTTCAATACTCTCGTAAAAGTAATGCTGCTTCATTTTGAACAAATAAATGGTTATTTTGAAATATTAGATAATGAAAATGATGGTTTTGTCATTATAACCAACACTGAAGGCGATTGACTAGGAATAGAATAA